A window of Bacteroidota bacterium contains these coding sequences:
- a CDS encoding PKD domain-containing protein, with translation MKNSYFLFAISCLALVANSLFAQVSFNMDNTTGCKPLTVSFTNTSSVGNYYEWYMDESFYSIENPTHTFMSSGSFYVNLTVYDTTNGNMNYIGSHYDFILVIGANFYSTDSICPNDVVYFYAEGNNLISQQWYFGDGTSSMQSGPNHSYSATGTYDVKLVIESAECGKDSITKQIVVSNTLTPFVYFDYYPSSVCPGMKVNFYGTSGQSYFWDFGDGTTSTLASPKHTYAQTGLYQVAFTLTNACGNSATEISSIEVTNDYAFSSNLNLFAPDSTCPGQMTSFYVGADANFALYEWNFGDGGILTGNDNEVSYNYLSTGTFNVSVKITQCNKDTTLSSTIVVNNNVTLNENDVDFGIADDNVHCPGDNILFYVQGGNSAVWNFGDGVIMSTPSDTLFGSILIFYHAYTGIGTYNATVTITNACGNSYTDQIEVVISNVAGEYEPYFVLLNDQNEVETCEPVTFWANGGKSFKWNFGDGSIITTTQALITHTYTIAGTYEVTLTATNGCNDTATVNDQIIVTGTCVGVNVVSHNLEQLVIYPNPAQEILTIKGDFGNKPALFTIYNMLGKQITAVKFSNDTNSFSIDLNQLGLTSGIYMLVMEQEGHKLFNKFSVIR, from the coding sequence ATGAAAAACAGTTACTTCTTATTTGCAATTTCATGCTTAGCACTGGTTGCGAATAGCCTTTTTGCACAGGTATCCTTTAATATGGATAATACAACAGGTTGCAAGCCCTTAACCGTAAGTTTTACCAATACAAGCTCAGTTGGTAATTATTATGAATGGTATATGGATGAATCTTTTTATTCCATAGAAAATCCCACACATACCTTTATGAGCAGCGGATCGTTTTATGTTAATCTTACGGTTTATGATACTACAAATGGCAACATGAATTATATTGGGAGTCATTATGATTTTATTTTAGTAATTGGTGCAAACTTTTATTCGACCGATAGCATTTGTCCAAATGATGTAGTTTATTTTTATGCAGAAGGAAATAATTTAATCAGCCAGCAATGGTATTTTGGAGATGGAACTTCTTCCATGCAGAGTGGACCTAATCATAGTTATTCTGCTACCGGTACTTATGATGTGAAGTTAGTTATTGAAAGTGCAGAATGCGGAAAAGACTCTATAACCAAACAAATAGTAGTTAGTAATACTCTTACTCCTTTTGTTTATTTTGATTATTACCCTTCCTCTGTATGTCCGGGAATGAAAGTAAATTTCTATGGAACATCAGGGCAAAGTTATTTTTGGGACTTTGGGGACGGTACAACTTCTACATTGGCATCTCCAAAACATACCTATGCACAGACAGGTTTATACCAGGTTGCATTTACCCTAACAAATGCATGCGGGAATTCTGCAACTGAAATAAGTTCAATAGAGGTTACAAATGATTATGCATTCTCTTCAAACCTTAATTTATTTGCTCCTGATTCAACTTGTCCGGGGCAGATGACTTCTTTTTATGTTGGAGCAGATGCAAACTTTGCTTTATATGAATGGAATTTTGGTGACGGAGGAATTCTTACAGGAAATGACAATGAGGTTTCATATAATTATCTTTCAACAGGCACTTTTAATGTAAGTGTGAAAATAACACAATGCAATAAAGATACTACCCTAAGCAGCACAATCGTGGTTAATAACAATGTAACTTTAAATGAGAATGATGTGGACTTTGGGATTGCCGATGATAATGTTCATTGTCCTGGAGATAATATTCTTTTTTATGTACAAGGAGGCAATAGTGCAGTATGGAATTTTGGAGATGGTGTTATTATGAGCACCCCATCTGATACTTTATTTGGATCAATTCTGATATTTTATCACGCCTACACTGGAATTGGCACTTACAATGCCACTGTAACTATCACCAATGCATGTGGCAATTCTTACACAGATCAAATTGAAGTTGTAATTTCTAATGTGGCAGGTGAATATGAGCCTTATTTCGTCCTATTAAATGACCAAAATGAAGTAGAAACTTGTGAACCTGTTACTTTTTGGGCCAATGGCGGTAAATCATTCAAATGGAATTTTGGTGATGGTTCTATAATAACGACCACTCAAGCACTAATTACACATACATATACAATTGCAGGAACATATGAGGTAACACTTACTGCCACTAATGGCTGTAATGATACTGCTACAGTTAATGATCAAATAATAGTCACAGGAACTTGTGTGGGGGTAAATGTTGTTTCTCACAATCTTGAACAGCTGGTAATTTATCCAAATCCTGCCCAGGAAATACTAACAATTAAAGGTGATTTCGGAAATAAACCTGCTTTGTTTACCATTTACAATATGCTTGGAAAACAGATCACTGCTGTTAAGTTTTCAAATGATACAAATTCTTTTTCAATTGATCTTAATCAATTAGGGTTAACAAGTGGTATTTATATGCTGGTAATGGAACAAGAAGGACATAAACTTTTCAATAAATTCAGTGTTATTAGATAA
- a CDS encoding nucleotide pyrophosphohydrolase: MTLEQAQKTVDDWIKSHGVRYFNELTNMAILTEEVGEVARIISRKYGEQSSKKTDSNKELADELADVLFVLICLANQTGIDLTKALEKNLQKKTERDSQRHHDNNKLK; encoded by the coding sequence ATGACTCTAGAACAAGCCCAAAAAACAGTAGATGATTGGATAAAATCCCATGGGGTTCGTTATTTCAATGAACTTACTAACATGGCAATATTGACAGAAGAAGTTGGGGAAGTTGCCCGCATTATTTCAAGAAAATACGGAGAGCAATCTTCAAAAAAAACAGATAGCAATAAAGAACTTGCTGATGAACTGGCTGATGTTTTATTTGTGCTCATTTGCCTTGCGAACCAAACCGGGATTGATTTAACAAAGGCTTTAGAAAAAAATCTTCAAAAAAAGACAGAACGTGATTCCCAAAGACATCATGATAATAACAAGTTGAAATAA
- a CDS encoding D-tyrosyl-tRNA(Tyr) deacylase, which produces MRVVIQRVCEASVTVNDQLKGAIGKGLLVLFGVEQGDDAGDLQWLVQKIVNLRVFDDAQGVMNLSVKDVNAQVLVVSQFTLHASTKKGNRPSYIRSANPVTAIPIYEFFINNLEKDLGKPVMTGEFGADMKVALINDGPVTILIDTKNKE; this is translated from the coding sequence ATGAGGGTAGTTATTCAACGGGTATGTGAGGCATCTGTAACAGTAAACGATCAATTGAAAGGTGCTATTGGAAAAGGCTTATTGGTTCTTTTTGGGGTTGAGCAGGGTGATGATGCTGGTGATTTGCAATGGCTTGTTCAAAAAATTGTAAATTTAAGGGTATTTGATGATGCGCAAGGAGTCATGAATTTATCTGTAAAAGATGTAAATGCACAGGTTTTGGTCGTTAGTCAATTTACATTGCATGCAAGCACTAAAAAAGGAAACAGGCCTTCATACATAAGGTCTGCTAATCCAGTAACTGCAATTCCTATTTATGAATTTTTTATTAATAATCTTGAAAAAGATCTTGGAAAACCGGTGATGACAGGAGAGTTTGGCGCGGATATGAAAGTTGCCCTGATCAATGATGGTCCTGTTACGATATTGATTGATACTAAGAATAAAGAATAA
- the rsgA gene encoding ribosome small subunit-dependent GTPase A: MKGIVVKSTGSWYAVMDESRKIVNCRIKGKFRMQGIKSTNPIAVGDKVEFNIEDNDTGIISEIEKRKNYIIRKSINLSKQSHIIAANIDQAFLIATLVFPRTSTGFIDRFLVTAEAYNIPTIILFNKSDLMDAETLEIQKEMIEMYERIGYPCYVISALKKQDLEMLKTLIKDKTNLVSGHSGVGKSTLVNSLEPGLNLKTGEISQTHSKGMHTTTFAEMLPLSFGGFIIDTPGIKELGLIHIKKEELAHFFPEIRNIMHKCHFNNCRHVNEPKCAVKEAVEKGEISESRYYNYLSMYNSEELVETF, encoded by the coding sequence ATGAAGGGAATAGTAGTAAAATCAACTGGCAGCTGGTATGCTGTAATGGATGAAAGCAGGAAAATAGTGAATTGCCGCATAAAAGGCAAGTTCAGGATGCAGGGTATTAAAAGCACTAATCCAATAGCTGTTGGCGACAAAGTGGAATTTAACATAGAGGATAATGATACGGGTATAATAAGTGAAATTGAAAAACGCAAAAATTATATAATTCGCAAATCGATTAATTTATCCAAGCAATCACATATAATAGCCGCTAATATTGACCAGGCATTTTTAATTGCAACTCTTGTATTTCCAAGAACATCAACTGGTTTTATTGATCGTTTTCTTGTTACTGCTGAGGCTTATAACATTCCCACCATTATACTTTTTAATAAATCAGATTTAATGGATGCCGAAACTCTGGAGATTCAAAAGGAAATGATAGAGATGTATGAGCGAATAGGTTATCCTTGTTATGTAATTTCTGCGTTAAAAAAACAGGATTTAGAAATGCTAAAAACACTGATAAAAGATAAGACAAATCTTGTATCGGGGCATTCGGGAGTCGGAAAAAGCACTTTGGTAAATTCATTAGAACCAGGTTTAAATTTAAAAACAGGCGAAATTTCTCAAACCCATTCAAAGGGAATGCATACTACTACCTTTGCTGAAATGTTACCACTATCCTTTGGAGGTTTTATTATTGATACTCCTGGTATAAAAGAATTGGGCCTTATACATATTAAAAAAGAGGAACTCGCACATTTTTTTCCTGAAATACGGAACATTATGCATAAATGTCATTTCAATAATTGCCGTCATGTAAATGAGCCTAAGTGTGCAGTAAAAGAAGCCGTAGAAAAAGGGGAAATCTCCGAATCCCGATACTATAATTATTTAAGCATGTATAATAGTGAAGAACTTGTTGAGACTTTTTGA
- the gldA gene encoding gliding motility-associated ABC transporter ATP-binding subunit GldA: MSIVIKNITKLYESQKALDEVSFEVNTGGIVGFLGPNGAGKSTMMKIITCFIPQNSGTVTVNGFDTLEHSMEVKKITGYLPEHNPLYLDMYVKEYLEFIAGLHHVPNIKNRIKEMIEMTGLEVEQKKKIGQLSKGYRQRVGLAQALIHDPKVLILDEPTTGLDPNQLGEIRALIKSIGKEKTVMLSTHIMQEVEAICDRVIIINNGKIVADSPVAEINGLMGSQQFYLVEFGGIVSRSNLKKIAGVYDAIQINEGENTWQIQSSSSQDIRSSLFNYGVENKIPILTMHKQERKLEDVFKQLTKK; the protein is encoded by the coding sequence GTGTCAATAGTTATAAAAAATATCACAAAGTTATATGAGTCTCAAAAGGCTCTGGATGAGGTATCATTTGAAGTGAATACCGGTGGAATTGTTGGCTTTCTTGGCCCAAACGGAGCTGGTAAATCTACCATGATGAAAATTATTACCTGTTTTATTCCCCAAAATTCAGGGACTGTTACAGTTAATGGCTTTGATACCCTTGAACATTCAATGGAAGTTAAAAAAATAACCGGCTATCTTCCCGAGCATAACCCCTTGTATCTTGATATGTATGTGAAAGAGTATCTTGAATTTATCGCAGGATTGCATCATGTTCCAAACATCAAAAACAGGATAAAGGAAATGATAGAAATGACAGGCCTTGAAGTTGAACAAAAAAAGAAAATAGGCCAGTTGTCAAAAGGGTATAGGCAGCGTGTGGGTCTTGCCCAAGCACTCATTCACGATCCTAAGGTTTTAATTCTTGATGAACCCACCACGGGTCTTGATCCTAATCAGCTTGGAGAAATTAGAGCATTAATAAAATCAATTGGCAAAGAAAAAACAGTGATGCTTTCAACCCATATTATGCAGGAAGTTGAAGCCATTTGTGATAGGGTAATTATTATTAACAATGGCAAAATAGTTGCGGATAGCCCAGTTGCTGAAATTAATGGACTTATGGGTAGCCAGCAGTTTTATTTGGTTGAGTTTGGGGGAATTGTTTCCAGAAGCAATCTCAAAAAAATAGCAGGTGTTTATGATGCAATTCAAATAAATGAGGGTGAAAATACCTGGCAAATTCAATCTTCATCTAGCCAGGATATTCGTAGCTCTTTGTTTAATTATGGAGTGGAAAATAAAATTCCAATTCTTACCATGCACAAACAAGAAAGAAAGCTTGAAGATGTTTTTAAGCAATTAACCAAAAAGTAA
- a CDS encoding methionine adenosyltransferase produces MPYLFTSESVSEGHPDKIADQISDALLDEFLRQDPDSKVACETLVTTGLAVLSGEVKTKAYVDVQKIAREVIKRIGYTKSEYMFDADSCGVISAIHEQSPDINQGVVRAKVEEQGAGDQGMMFGYASRETDYYMPLALELAHFLVQDLAKIRKAGKKMKYLRPDSKSQVTIEYDDNNHPIRIDTIVLSTQHDDFAKEKEMLATIRKDVQEILIPGIVKQLPKRVQDLFKGDYKLHVNPTGKFVIGGPHGDTGLTGRKIIVDTYGGKGAHGGGAFSGKDSSKVDRSAAYATRHIAKNLVAAGVADEALVQVAYAIGVAQPVGIYVNTYNSAKVTDKKGKKLSDGEIAVRVSKLFDMRPAAIVNRFGLKYPIFAESAAYGHMGRTPYSKEVEICYNGKKSKKKVDFFAWEKLDYVDKIKKEFGLK; encoded by the coding sequence ATGCCATATTTATTTACATCTGAATCCGTTTCAGAAGGTCATCCGGATAAAATAGCAGATCAGATTTCTGATGCTTTGCTTGATGAATTTTTAAGACAAGATCCTGATTCCAAAGTTGCCTGTGAAACCCTTGTTACTACAGGTCTTGCAGTTTTGAGCGGAGAGGTGAAAACCAAAGCATATGTTGATGTGCAAAAAATTGCACGTGAGGTTATCAAGCGAATTGGCTATACCAAATCAGAATATATGTTTGATGCTGACTCATGCGGAGTTATTTCTGCTATCCATGAACAATCTCCCGATATTAACCAGGGTGTTGTTCGTGCTAAAGTTGAGGAGCAAGGAGCAGGTGACCAAGGAATGATGTTTGGTTATGCCTCAAGAGAAACAGATTACTATATGCCTCTTGCACTTGAATTGGCTCATTTCCTTGTTCAGGATTTAGCTAAAATAAGAAAAGCAGGCAAAAAAATGAAATATTTGCGTCCTGATTCAAAATCACAAGTTACCATTGAATATGATGATAACAACCATCCAATTAGAATCGATACCATCGTTCTTTCAACCCAGCATGATGATTTTGCTAAGGAAAAAGAAATGCTTGCCACCATCAGAAAAGATGTACAGGAAATATTGATTCCTGGAATAGTAAAACAATTGCCAAAAAGAGTTCAGGATTTATTTAAAGGAGATTATAAATTACACGTTAATCCAACAGGTAAATTTGTAATTGGTGGGCCTCATGGTGATACTGGATTAACTGGAAGGAAAATAATAGTTGATACTTACGGAGGTAAAGGAGCTCACGGAGGTGGTGCTTTTTCAGGTAAGGATTCCTCCAAAGTTGATCGCTCTGCAGCTTATGCTACAAGGCATATTGCTAAAAATCTTGTGGCAGCAGGAGTTGCCGATGAGGCCTTAGTTCAGGTTGCTTATGCCATTGGAGTTGCACAACCAGTTGGAATTTATGTCAACACCTATAATTCTGCTAAAGTAACTGATAAAAAAGGTAAAAAATTATCTGACGGAGAAATCGCTGTACGCGTTTCCAAACTCTTTGATATGCGCCCAGCTGCAATTGTTAACAGATTCGGTTTAAAGTATCCTATATTTGCAGAATCTGCAGCATACGGACATATGGGAAGAACACCATACTCTAAAGAAGTGGAAATTTGTTACAACGGTAAAAAA